The genomic interval ttgccgtccacatgtgctgcagggctgcagcctcccagtatagtacatatgcatgcaatttttgtctgaatttgatcaccggtatggtcaacgagctactaaagcccgattaatctctgcaggCCCCCCTCCATAAATTcttacgagccgccactggaagTCATAATCGCATATGTTAAAGAGACTTAATTTTTACTTACATTTTCGATCGACAATTTTTTATCTGATTCTGTTGtgcggtaaacggattattgcgcaaattacgATCGCACGCACGACAACCGTTGCCACACAAATcgcaaatacggaatatctggaactcgagttctcgttagtttTTTGGGTACCAGATGTTcagtgatcgagattttagtgacgtacgtgagatcgctttttgcttTATAATTACCGAACCCTGTTGTGCATAGCTTTAGATCGGGGTTAACATTCAATGTCAAAAAAAACATGGATAATATTTGGTAAGTCGACACATAATCCGGACAACTCTCTAAAAATTGACAACAACTTGGTGGAAAGAGTCAATCATTTCGGATATTTTGGGTGCTATCTGGACGTAACGTATGAACCAGGAAATTAGCGTTAGAGTGACGCAAGCAAGAGCTACAttctaaaaaattttaaaaaatgtcctAACCACACGTGATCTCAGCATAGCACTACGACTTAAACTTCTACGATGCTACgttttcagcatccttctgtatgagACAGAAGCATGGACAGATGCCATGTGAAAAAAGCTACAGGCCTTTGAGATGTGGACATTCAGAAGGATGCCgagaatctcatggatggcgcgtTGAACCAATCCCGAGGTGCTGGCCCTAGTAAACCAGTGAAAAATCGTAGCCAACGCAGACGGGGCGAGTGGAAAACATCTTGGTAGAAAAATCTTTGCCAGTGGTACGACCTCTGCACCTAAGCATTATTCTGAGCATCCATAGAGAATACGGATGGGAACTCTAGTTGCCGACGTTCTGGGAGGACAGGGCACATGTAAAAATGTGCCGACGGGGAAAACCCCGGTTTATTCCCGGGAATAAACCGGGTTTTTTCCTTGGGAACTTTGGCCGACGGAAATTttgggaaaattgaaaaaaaatgtatatcaatCAGATTTTGAAATCGACACATTTTTAGATCCTCACATTGAGTCAATGCCATTGAATGAATCTAAACATTTTCATGTAGTGGCAGTACTGTAAATGTCCGGTTTGTGTTTGAGTCGGATGCTTTACGTAAATGACCTATTAGTTATTATCGCTTGTTCGACGGTCTCGGAATTCGGAATCGCGGATATAAAGAGTTTTCATCCAAggtaataaattcttttcaatataattttgtttcaatcattcatattttcaTCCCATTAGAAAATGGTACGACCAAAATCAATAGTTTGGAATCACTTTAAAAGAATTCAGCAAGAATCCCGAACAAGTAAAAAGTTTGCagctgtatgtaaatattgtgatACGAAATATAACTGTGgtggctcgcttatacgacatggtcgagtttggttgccttcctgcgagtggggaccaacccggctgggttcggagagccgctactgactctgtcttcagctgtcatataataaacacgtgcattaacatgccagtcgtctcattcgttcatcccccatactggtgacccccgacatcgagccacgcagcctcgatcaatttcaacatgccgctcatccctgcctcgccgagccaggcggggaagctacccgccgcgcccccatcgccatcaacacagcacgccgcggcccgcgggtgacaataaacgagcagacacggctacctacctacctacctaccgacgtccagccacaacgtcgatgacaggtgcttaaaaaaatgggggagcgaatgagacgacgatcttgacagctggatgtggagtcatgcgcgatccactacacatagaacggtcatccagcaccacaagacatacaccacctcagcaccatcatcatcatcatcatcaaggccccgtccgtccccacgagcgtcgtcacgccgagacgggcggtagcgctacaacacctccacgagccacaacgactcacagtccagctcggagtatcatcaaccacatcgatgcccctgccgcccccgccgccccaccaaccgacatcagcctcggaagagcggcgccgccgcagcatcgcatcggcgcgaccatcggaccacccaccgtcctgctcgcgacgtcaccgccctcgaatgtaccgaccattcagggcggtacacctatgtacacagcggatgacccacgtcaacaattttttttttctccccacttaataatttttttctctttgtgtaacaataattttttcttttgtaaaatttgtttctttgtaattttggtatcgctgatgctggagggggagtgatgtggcggctcgcttatacgacatggtcgagtttggttgccttcctgcgagtgggaaccaactcggctgggttcggagagctactactcactctgtcttcagctgtcatataataaacacgtgcattaacatgccagtcgtctcattcgttcatcctccataaaatGATAATTGTTTTTCGATAATATCTATTTCTTTTAAAAAGTCGTCTTGATGGAACGACTAGTAAATAGAGAATTTCGtgtgaattaaattaaagttagcATTGATAAGTAAAATatagtaaacggattatttcgcacattgcgatcgcgcacatgATAATCGTTGCCTCGAAAATCATGAATACGAAATATCTGGGACTTAAGTTCTGGTTCTGGAAAAATATGCTTAAAAAAAACTGCCGTGAGAGAATCATTTGTAGTCATCATTCTTCTTCTTCATATGCCTAGAGATGGgcaaaaatgtgaattttgaaCGAACGGGAAAAAACCGGGAACTTCGGGAAAAttggagattttttttacataaaactatatttttttaattgagaatGATACAACATATTTTAGTACATaggtaataattaaataaaggtCACATTCATTTACACATaagagtttttataaaattatttggatgtcaaatataacatttattcaaaatttatgcatacaatacatttaatataatacaaaatcctctttaacattgaaaattgtaagtatatatatttcaacaatAGATAAAGGACAGTTCAATGCATACATTGCTTTAGCAAATGCTCTATCAAGTTGATGACATTAAGAAACAGTAATACATATTGTCAGCATATGATTCTATTCGCCTACGTCTTATGCTAGGCAAAAGTGCAGTAGATGCAATGCATGAAGATTCAGAAGTAGTGAGCTGATCTATTGTATCTACATAAGTTAATAATATCGGTATCCAATAGTATGATGTCTCAACTGTGATTTTTTTctctattttcttgatatttagcgCACATAGATACATGATTTGTCATTTTCGTAGCATTTTGAAGGTtatatgggggatgaacgaatgagacgactggcatgtttatgcacgtgtttattatatgacagctgaagacagagtgagtagcggctctccgaacccagccgggttggtccccactcgcaggaaggcaaccaaactcgaccatgtcgtataagcgagccgccacatcactccccccccagcatcagcgataccaaaattacaaagaaacaaattttacaaaagaaaaaaattattaagtggggagaaaaaaaaaatgttgacgtgggtcatccgctgtataggtgtaccgccctgaatggtcggtacattcgagggcggtgacgtcgcgagcaggacggtgggtggtccgatggtcgcgccgatgcgatgctgcggcggcgccgctcttccgaggctgatgtcggttggtggggcggcgggggcggcaggggcatcgatgtggttgatgatactccgagctggactgtgagtcgttgtggctcgtggaggtgttgtagcgctaccgcccgtctcggcgtgacgacgctcgtggggacggacggggccttgatgatgatgatgatgatggtgctgaggtggtgtatgtcttgtggtgctggatgaccgttctatgtgtagtggatcgcgcatgactccacatccagctgtcaagatcgtcgtctcattcgctcccccatttttttaagcacctgtcatcgacgttgtggctggacgtcggtaggtaggtaggtaggtagccgtgtctgctcgtttattgtcacccgcgggccgcggcgtgctgtgttgatggcgatgggggcgcggcgggtagcttccccgcctggctcggcgaggcagggatgagcggcatgttgaaattgatcgaggctgcgtggctcgatgtcgggggtcaccagtatgggggatgaacgaatgagacgactggcatgttaatgcacgtgtttattatatgacagctgaagacagagtcagtagcggctctccgaacccagccgggttggtccccactcgcaggaaggcaaccaaactcgaccatgtcgtataagccaGCCGCCACAATTTCTTAGCCTATTTCTTTTGTGAACAGCAAAAATATTACTTAGATcttgttatgtatttttttttaattagatacaatttcagtgaaatcatgaCGAAATTCGACAAGTATTCGAAAAATCTATATACGTAGATTtatcttattaattttttaacaatattctaAATAAAAAGATATAACTGTGAAACTGCACACGTGagacaaatttaatataaaactaaattttgaaataaatcttaatattatagcagatttggaaaaaaatttagtgcattctatttatttttggtTTGGGGGAGGGAAGGCAAGTGGGATCCAAATCCCTCTCTCTTCTTCATAAGCACGCTACAATCTTTCATAATTATTTGGGCCGAAGATTTTTACTGGCATAGCTATTGAAACGACATTTTTGAATAATGCTTACTAAATATTCATCACACTTATCCATTTTCAATATATCACAGTTCAACAACTCTATCACGTCACAAAAATCCTAAATCGTACCCGAGTTAGCTACGTACCTACTAGGTGTCATGTTTATATTTGTATCACAtgaatatagtattatataatttcaatagtCAAAGTGTTGATAAATAACCAAAATTTTGAGAAGTACCAACTTGATATCTAAGACGTTTCACCCTATTTAATGTTGTCAGTTGGCTGTCCTGATCTAAGTAGTCCGAATTTTCATTGGACGCCGGCGGGTTTGACGTTTGTGCAAATTGTGAGCCTTTTGTTGGAAATCTTTCCCCGtcttgaaaattaatttcaagCCGATATTTGTATtgtcaataaaataaacagacTTAACCTCCAATTTTTATATCAGCTGaacagtatttatttttgtttatttaatttaaataatataatgaaggATTAAATATGATGATATTccgtataataatttatttttatttttacgattACACCAGCTTCtggataatttaatttgaagaaatggCAACTGCCGTTGAAGATCAAATGCCCGATCATTTGCAACCAAGATGGATAAATATCCGGAGAATTCTCGAACGATCTGGTCCATTTTGTCATCCCGATTTCGAACCGTCACCTGATATATTGCAATTCTTAATGACGTCCTGTAAAATTCTTGTCGTGGGCGCCGGTGGACTCGGCTGCGAAGTATTAAAAAATTTGGGCATGATGGGCTTCCGACAAATTCACGTAATCGACATGGATACAATAGAGTTGTCGAATTTGAATAGACAATTCTTATTCAGAAGAAAGGACATAGGTCAATCTAAAGCTGAATGTGCTGCGTCATTTATAAATAACAGGTTTAATCAATCacatttgatatattttcaaaacattcTTGAATTCATcatgaattataataattttattttgcctTCAGAATTCCAGGTTGCAAGGTTATACCTCATCATCGTTCCATTCAGGATATGGATGAATCTTTTTATAGTCAATTTCATATTGTCGTTTGTGGACTTGATTCTATAGTAGCACGACGTTGGCTAAATGGAATGCttatttccttattaaattataataatgatggtaataaatttataatgtaacactaagaatcattaaaaaaaatttttaacacGATgcccgctgactcatatttggtaaacggactactagtcatatgtaaaccactAGAAacctggttgaccgattttagggtgtgaccagttttaaggtatgaccagttttctcgtgaccagttttagtgtgaagggtgatcacgtgtgaccgatctagagcgaccggttgtcctgtgaccggttcacatttgactagtaatcaccgaaccctcatatttgtatcatgttaggtgcacaacgcttagtggccgcaagtacatacatatatgatttacgactgCGTGAACTGTATCAGttcgctgatatatttttgtatcaagtTTGCGTAAATCGTTtgtggccgatgatacaatcgtcataaacgaaaacgtgatacaaatatttatcagcagactgaaaaatatattctgcactaaaaatatattcgcgcagACGTGAATCATATACGTATCAGcagccagtaagcgttgtgcacccaacatgatacaaatatgagtcagcggccaccatagTGTTAATGATTgctaaaagtattatttattttatgaatattttatttgtgaattTTAGGGACTGTAGATCAGAACAGTGTAATCCCCCTCATCGACGGAGGGACTGAAGGATTCAAAGGTAATGCTCGTGTTATATTGCCAGGAATGAGTGCTTGCATTGAATGCACTCTTGATTTTTATCCACCACAAATTACATATCCATTATGCACTATTGCGAACACACCCAGGTATTAATCAGTCTACATTTTGCTTTGATTGAACTATACAATTAAATGTTagtaaatacaattatattttttagattaccTGAACATTGCATAGAATATGTGAAAGTCTTACAATGGTCAAAAGAAAATCCGTGGAATGTCGCGATAGATGGAGACGACCCTCAACATATTAATTGGATTTTCGAGAAAGCTCAAGATAGAGCTagtgaatttaatattcatGGAGTAACGTATAGGCTTACCCAAGGCGTTGTGAAGAATATAATCCCCGCTGTTGCCAGCACCAATGCAGTTATAGCGGCAGCGTGTGCCACTGAAGTATATATGTTCTTTTATAACGGGTTCTATTCTTAAGTTGTATATGATGGAAGTTTTTGATTGATCTTttgtgatataaaatataggttTTCAAACTTGCTACTTCGTGCTGTGTGAGTTTGAATAATTATATGGTCTTTAATGACGTGGATGGCATTTATACGTACACTCACGAGgcagaaaaaaaatctgactgTTTGGCTTGTAGTACTGTgccaaaaacaataaattttgatGATCCAcgcaaagtcaaactaaaagaTTTGATTGAAATGCTGTGCGAAGGACTTGAATATCAAATGAAAAGTCCAGGTAATTTctcataatatttcaatttcttaAATTTAGCCAAtgataattttgtttaaatctttatGTGCATTCACAGGACTTACTACCACCATAAATGGAAAGAATAAAACTCTTTATATGTCAACTGTGGCCAGTATAGAAGAGAGAACTAGAGATAATCTGAACAAAACATTTTTCGAATTGGGAATCTTGAATGAAACTGAAATCACAGTTGCTGATGTCACCAATCCTAATTCCATTacgctaaaaataaaatacactacGCAGAATGAAGTTGAGATGATGTAAATCTCTAATTTAGTCATTTCTTTAATATGAGATATGtctcaatattataatttattattaatacatatttatattttgcacTCCATTTatgggattttatttttataacctGCAGGTTTTTTGTTTGTTCCTTTTTGATAATTTTCTCATGCAATATAGtgggaataaaaataaagacacaatgtgtttataaaataaattttaatcattttttttcgcttatatgtatacaaattctTAATGTTCAACATAAGAAAGGCtttaaaattgaacaaagccCAAATAAATGTTCATACCAATAAGCGCATATGGCAAATTAAAggattatttatacatacatacatatataattcaacaGGTCATATTGTATAGATATTTTATAGAATCTCGCTAATTAATattcaacaaaatatttatacatatcgatatctaaatttattttaaaatttaccataagagtaaaaacaaatattgtatgaaacgaaaattatattgatcggaagccaaaaatataaccaattattcattttttgctACAcacaatataatagaaaaacttACAATTAAGTGAATAGATTGTCAGGAAGATACTATTTATacgatttaaatcaaattaatgcGTTTTGTATGTGATGTTGGATTGTGTTATAGAGAAGTAATTCAATCAATACTTTTATAGTTACTTGGTCCATCCAGAGTTGTCTTATATGAACAAGCACATAATTTACTATGATATGGCtcataataacttataaaaatggCCAAAATATCATTCATCAAACTGTTGATCTAAGAACACCATTTTTGACAACATAAAGTAAGGCATTTATTTCTCTTCTCGTGTTTGCGaaatatacaaatttcattGAAAGCCCTATGAAGAGGTCGAGATTGCAACAACtaccttattatttatttgtaacttGCCTAAAAATTAAAACTGGCTCTTTATCATAATGCACGACATTAAACAGAAACTAAAGTTCCACATCAACAACCTACATAAAACTAATGATTAGTTTCACAGTTAACCcaataacataatatatgtacataaagcttTGGGTGCAATATCGCGCAAAGCCTACAttctcatttaaaattaacattcaGAGGCAATGGTCATCGCCAACATTGATTCAATGTTGCATTAATCGATTTTATGCTTTAAAAACAATTTGGATCAGACTTGAGCATGaagtattacataaatataaagccAAGTCCTCTTATTTTGATTGCGATAATTATTGACTCTCTGATCCACATCGTATTAATACTAATAAAACCACTTTAATATACCTTTATgtgaaatctataaataaaagattttatgttttaatgagtttatattttttttaaacaaaagttCGATTTTTacagaaaaattcattttataagaaAGTTAAACACATTATTGAAGATGAACTTCTAAGAACTATTTGTATCA from Arctopsyche grandis isolate Sample6627 chromosome 9, ASM5162203v2, whole genome shotgun sequence carries:
- the Uba3 gene encoding ubiquitin-like activating enzyme 3, whose product is MATAVEDQMPDHLQPRWINIRRILERSGPFCHPDFEPSPDILQFLMTSCKILVVGAGGLGCEVLKNLGMMGFRQIHVIDMDTIELSNLNRQFLFRRKDIGQSKAECAASFINNRIPGCKVIPHHRSIQDMDESFYSQFHIVVCGLDSIVARRWLNGMLISLLNYNNDGTVDQNSVIPLIDGGTEGFKGNARVILPGMSACIECTLDFYPPQITYPLCTIANTPRLPEHCIEYVKVLQWSKENPWNVAIDGDDPQHINWIFEKAQDRASEFNIHGVTYRLTQGVVKNIIPAVASTNAVIAAACATEVFKLATSCCVSLNNYMVFNDVDGIYTYTHEAEKKSDCLACSTVPKTINFDDPRKVKLKDLIEMLCEGLEYQMKSPGLTTTINGKNKTLYMSTVASIEERTRDNLNKTFFELGILNETEITVADVTNPNSITLKIKYTTQNEVEMM